A genomic window from Flavobacterium sp. I3-2 includes:
- a CDS encoding DHA2 family efflux MFS transporter permease subunit encodes MQLAQMQETQNIPYKYLPWLAAMAIFMQSLDGTILITSLPSIAKDMNYSPLEMQSIIVSYTLTLAIFIPLSGWLSDKFGTKKTFSFAVAVFTLGSLFCAISPDLTTLVISRIIQAIGGSMMVPVARLAILYAYPKNQLLKVINFMTIPGLIGPVIGPSLGGYLSDNFSWHWIFLVNIPIGLIGILLTQKFMPNFTNKVGKFDLVGLLYFSLALVIFTFLLELSSVGISSLTLVTVLLALSILFFILYIKHSKKTKDPIIDLKLFRIRTLRIGLSGSLFTRLGISGIPFLLPLMLQVGFGYSATIAGLMLLPSALSNVLIKPFVVPLVQKIGYRNVLISNTLILAVIILTISLATKETPLFYFVILMVVYGAVNSIQMASMNTISLSDLDNETASSGNSLLAIMQQLSMSFGISAAALALSFFKNYTGFIEGDTITAFKYSFITLGILTALSTLVFTKLKKNDGNLFSGK; translated from the coding sequence ATGCAACTAGCCCAAATGCAAGAAACTCAAAACATACCTTACAAATATTTACCTTGGTTGGCAGCAATGGCCATTTTTATGCAATCTTTAGACGGAACCATTTTAATCACATCGTTACCTTCGATTGCAAAAGACATGAATTATTCGCCATTAGAAATGCAATCAATCATTGTTAGCTACACGTTAACTTTAGCTATTTTTATTCCGTTAAGCGGATGGCTTTCTGACAAGTTTGGTACAAAAAAAACGTTTAGTTTCGCAGTTGCAGTTTTTACATTAGGATCATTATTTTGTGCCATTTCACCTGATTTAACCACTTTAGTAATTTCTAGAATCATTCAAGCAATTGGCGGTTCAATGATGGTTCCGGTTGCGCGTTTAGCAATTTTATACGCATACCCAAAAAATCAACTTTTAAAGGTGATTAATTTCATGACCATTCCTGGATTGATTGGACCTGTAATTGGACCGAGTTTAGGTGGTTATCTTTCTGATAATTTTTCGTGGCATTGGATTTTCCTTGTAAACATTCCAATTGGTTTGATAGGTATTCTTTTAACTCAAAAATTCATGCCTAATTTTACTAATAAAGTGGGAAAATTCGACCTTGTAGGTTTGTTGTATTTTAGTTTAGCTTTAGTAATTTTCACCTTTTTATTAGAATTATCTAGTGTTGGAATTTCGAGTTTAACCTTAGTTACTGTCTTACTTGCTTTGTCAATTTTGTTTTTTATTCTTTATATAAAACATTCCAAAAAAACAAAAGATCCGATCATCGATTTAAAATTGTTCCGAATTCGTACGTTGCGAATTGGATTATCTGGAAGTTTATTTACACGCTTAGGAATAAGCGGCATTCCATTTCTTTTGCCATTGATGCTGCAAGTTGGATTTGGATATTCGGCAACCATTGCTGGCTTGATGTTACTTCCGTCTGCTTTAAGCAATGTTTTGATTAAACCTTTTGTAGTTCCTTTAGTTCAGAAAATTGGATATCGAAATGTATTAATAAGCAACACTTTAATTCTAGCTGTTATTATTTTAACGATAAGCTTGGCAACGAAAGAAACGCCTTTGTTTTATTTTGTTATTCTGATGGTAGTTTATGGCGCTGTAAATTCAATTCAAATGGCTTCGATGAACACCATTTCACTTTCAGATTTAGATAACGAAACTGCAAGTTCTGGAAATAGTTTATTAGCCATTATGCAACAACTTTCGATGAGTTTTGGAATTTCTGCTGCTGCTCTTGCATTATCTTTTTTTAAGAATTACACTGGATTTATTGAAGGCGATACAATTACTGCTTTTAAATATTCGTTTATCACTTTAGGAATTTTGACGGCACTTTCAACTTTAGTTTTTACGAAACTTAAAAAGAATGATGGTAATCTATTTTCTGGGAAATAA
- a CDS encoding porin family protein yields the protein MKKLILSALVLFGYVANAQQEVKFGPKAGVNFSTLSDVSKAKMLAGFHVGAVAEIKFTEKFSVQPELIYSTQGAKYDNSVTLVGISGTQFNDKLEYINIPIFAKYYIYKGFSIEVGPQFGFLVKAESKGEVTVNGETFKNNRDLKNEVNSFDFGIGAGLAYDLSNGFFINARYNFGITKVGKSNDYYRDSRNGVTQIGVGYKF from the coding sequence ATGAAAAAACTTATTCTTTCTGCATTAGTCTTATTTGGATATGTTGCCAATGCACAACAAGAAGTAAAATTTGGACCAAAAGCAGGTGTTAATTTTTCTACATTATCAGACGTTTCAAAGGCTAAAATGTTAGCTGGATTTCATGTAGGTGCAGTTGCTGAAATTAAATTTACTGAAAAGTTTTCTGTACAACCAGAGTTAATATATTCCACTCAAGGTGCTAAATATGATAATTCAGTTACGTTAGTTGGTATATCAGGTACTCAATTTAATGATAAATTAGAATACATTAATATTCCTATTTTTGCTAAATATTATATTTACAAAGGTTTTTCTATCGAAGTTGGACCACAATTTGGTTTTTTAGTGAAAGCAGAAAGTAAAGGTGAAGTAACAGTTAATGGCGAAACATTTAAAAATAATCGCGATTTAAAAAATGAAGTTAATTCTTTCGATTTTGGAATTGGAGCTGGTCTAGCTTATGATTTATCTAATGGTTTTTTTATTAATGCTCGATACAATTTTGGTATTACTAAGGTTGGAAAATCAAATGATTATTATCGCGATTCAAGAAACGGAGTGACTCAAATTGGAGTCGGTTATAAATTTTAA
- a CDS encoding glycine-rich domain-containing protein, translating into MNQELWNRILNFNFDFPQSEFGFTTRLAKENYWTLNFTKKAILEYKKFMYLAATSNVMVSPSEIVDVVWHQHLIFTKSYQKFCTILGKQIQHIPSTHNKEDYAKFKQAKEQTKILYEQNFGNQPEEIWSFNTMFESLKLKKAKYKLRTFINFGIISFVCLILPFYFILNPIYRKIDGSLFIFLLLILSIVIFSILEIYNRKKLHELIINIDKKSFLFDLIPDELIYLKKQNIINVINVSINELIKENVIKISDNKQVFLNEKAIVNTPESYQIVALIPENKSISYIDLITKLKYKPIFSNISNSLDATTKFINKSQKFHTLYYTNFVIISTLILLAFVRIITGLVHSKNIGVILVSTIFLIMFSVFFLDRLTKQIAVNQLPKFYINEIISKEKIENHSEWNYFLLGSSALIWTFKPIAEDLQTEKNQNNSCSSCGTSCGSCGGCSGCGSS; encoded by the coding sequence ATGAATCAAGAACTTTGGAATAGAATTTTAAATTTTAATTTTGATTTTCCTCAAAGTGAATTTGGTTTTACAACCCGACTTGCAAAAGAAAATTATTGGACTCTGAATTTTACCAAAAAAGCTATTTTAGAATATAAAAAATTTATGTATTTGGCAGCTACATCAAATGTTATGGTTTCTCCATCAGAAATCGTTGATGTAGTTTGGCATCAACATTTGATATTTACAAAATCATATCAAAAATTTTGTACAATTCTGGGAAAACAAATTCAGCATATTCCTTCAACTCATAATAAAGAAGATTACGCAAAATTCAAACAAGCAAAAGAACAAACCAAAATTTTATATGAACAAAATTTTGGAAATCAACCTGAAGAAATTTGGTCTTTCAATACAATGTTTGAAAGCTTAAAACTCAAAAAAGCAAAATATAAACTAAGAACTTTTATCAATTTTGGAATCATCAGTTTTGTATGTTTAATTTTACCTTTTTATTTTATATTAAATCCAATTTACAGAAAAATCGATGGTTCTTTATTTATATTTTTACTTTTAATTTTATCTATTGTAATATTTTCAATTTTAGAAATTTATAATCGAAAAAAATTACATGAATTAATTATCAACATAGATAAAAAATCTTTTTTGTTTGATTTAATTCCTGACGAACTTATCTATCTAAAAAAACAAAATATAATTAATGTAATAAACGTTTCAATTAACGAATTGATAAAAGAGAATGTTATCAAAATATCAGATAACAAACAGGTATTCTTAAATGAAAAAGCAATTGTTAATACACCAGAATCATATCAAATAGTTGCATTAATTCCCGAAAATAAATCGATAAGTTATATTGACTTAATAACTAAATTAAAATATAAACCTATTTTTTCGAACATTTCAAATTCATTAGATGCAACAACTAAATTTATCAATAAATCGCAGAAATTTCATACGCTTTATTATACGAATTTTGTAATTATTTCTACTTTAATTTTATTAGCTTTTGTTAGAATTATAACTGGTTTAGTTCATTCAAAAAACATTGGTGTAATTTTAGTTTCAACGATTTTTTTAATAATGTTTTCGGTTTTCTTTTTAGATAGATTAACCAAACAAATTGCCGTAAATCAATTACCAAAATTTTATATTAATGAAATAATTTCAAAAGAAAAAATTGAAAACCATTCTGAATGGAATTACTTTTTATTAGGTTCATCTGCATTAATTTGGACTTTTAAACCAATCGCAGAAGATTTACAAACTGAAAAAAATCAAAATAATTCTTGTAGTAGTTGCGGTACTTCTTGCGGAAGTTGTGGTGGATGTAGTGGATGTGGAAGTTCTTAA
- a CDS encoding DUF6265 family protein encodes MKKIVFLLCSSLIISCSDKTTDKSLNNETVKSEVETSENFDWLLGDWKRLNNDEGNETFENWKKINDTEYLGIGFTLKNGDTISQEKMELSKTNNQWNIAVSFPTEKNATFFKVTQIEKNSFTCENEQNDFPKKIHYWIENQNLKAIISNDEMEIDFVFERLK; translated from the coding sequence ATGAAAAAAATAGTATTCTTATTATGCTCAAGTTTAATCATATCTTGTTCAGATAAAACAACAGATAAATCACTAAACAACGAAACAGTTAAATCAGAAGTTGAAACTTCAGAAAATTTTGATTGGTTACTTGGCGATTGGAAACGCTTAAATAACGATGAAGGAAACGAAACTTTTGAAAATTGGAAAAAAATCAATGACACTGAATATTTAGGAATTGGATTTACCTTAAAAAATGGCGACACCATCAGTCAAGAAAAAATGGAATTGTCCAAAACAAATAATCAATGGAATATAGCTGTTTCTTTTCCGACAGAAAAAAATGCTACGTTTTTTAAAGTTACGCAAATCGAAAAAAATTCATTTACATGCGAAAATGAACAAAACGATTTCCCAAAGAAAATTCATTATTGGATAGAAAATCAAAACTTAAAAGCTATAATAAGTAATGATGAAATGGAAATCGATTTTGTATTTGAAAGATTAAAGTAG
- a CDS encoding DUF1266 domain-containing protein, with protein sequence MGFFSKFFNALQSVRINKENGISGTPLNHLLTSSMYAEQQSAYLNSYETGLNQSDIKNIIENAWHLFNKEDVLETLETLLYRNQDEHINVVYLAYNNSSNYVEILKTKLPNNEDIFNHYLEIYRALKKVVPELIANQVIENAAELNHIKDSGWNIGRAAFIARCSYDLGYLTKVELIDFLEKCYSELKKYCNTWKEYTTSYILGRAIWGGSNNNGMISIANSLLTNENSPLKNKTYI encoded by the coding sequence AATAAGCGGAACTCCTCTAAATCATTTATTGACAAGTTCAATGTATGCTGAACAACAATCGGCTTATTTAAATTCGTATGAAACGGGATTAAATCAATCGGACATCAAAAATATAATTGAAAATGCTTGGCATCTTTTTAATAAAGAAGATGTATTAGAAACATTAGAAACTTTACTTTACAGAAACCAAGACGAACATATAAATGTTGTTTATTTGGCTTATAATAATTCGAGCAATTATGTAGAAATTTTAAAAACTAAACTTCCGAACAACGAAGATATTTTTAATCATTATTTAGAAATTTATCGAGCTTTAAAAAAAGTTGTTCCGGAGTTAATAGCAAATCAAGTTATCGAAAATGCAGCCGAATTAAATCATATAAAAGATAGTGGTTGGAATATCGGAAGAGCCGCTTTTATTGCAAGATGTTCTTATGACTTAGGTTATTTAACTAAGGTTGAACTTATAGATTTTTTAGAAAAATGTTATTCCGAACTAAAAAAATATTGCAACACCTGGAAAGAATACACAACAAGTTACATTTTAGGTCGAGCTATTTGGGGCGGTTCTAATAACAATGGCATGATTTCGATTGCAAATAGTTTACTAACTAACGAAAATAGCCCACTTAAAAACAAAACATATATTTAA